A stretch of Fundicoccus culcitae DNA encodes these proteins:
- a CDS encoding bifunctional metallophosphatase/5'-nucleotidase, whose translation MKIVILHTNDLHGHLEHWPIIQEYFDITSRLHDAKGELVLRVDIGDAIDAVHPLIEATDGQIIIDLFNQANYHLVTIGNNEGLGLSHDQLKKLYRQANYSIVLANLIDRETNELPEWAQAYHVIETQQGPKLYFIGLTANYQSYILNGYQPIDPLEALRWVLDTLPEKQPTDLIIILSHVGYPTDIMIAEQFEEVDLIIGSHTHHLLSYGEQINQTMLAAAGKYGYYVGQIELELDDQYLDGSSMIPSKPWQIDCAVHSIYHLSDITATPIKSDNLVKEGRIKLEEYIIANLPHAFYADDFYGENSYIQMALNAISYKEDTDIAILNTGLFLSDIHQGLVSRNHLHESLPHPMHLVTLTMTGEHMLIMLEQMREKQSSLLEKPINGMGFRGKVFGKLIFKGLDYRENESNWYYYNQPIQLDKNYQIVTVDHLWFVPFFPAIDQYGSPKLHFPDFIRHVVGEYLAEKYPLNKTE comes from the coding sequence GTGAAAATAGTTATATTACATACGAATGATTTACATGGGCACCTAGAACACTGGCCAATCATCCAAGAATACTTCGATATAACAAGTCGACTACATGATGCTAAAGGCGAACTGGTATTAAGAGTGGATATTGGCGATGCTATCGATGCAGTGCATCCCTTGATAGAAGCGACTGATGGTCAAATAATTATCGATTTATTCAATCAAGCAAATTATCATTTAGTAACAATAGGAAATAACGAAGGACTAGGCTTGTCGCATGATCAATTAAAGAAGCTGTATCGCCAAGCCAATTATTCAATTGTTTTAGCTAACTTAATTGATCGTGAAACAAATGAATTACCTGAATGGGCACAAGCCTATCATGTCATTGAAACCCAGCAAGGACCAAAATTATATTTTATTGGTTTAACAGCTAATTACCAAAGTTATATTCTAAATGGATATCAACCGATCGACCCTTTGGAAGCCTTAAGATGGGTACTAGATACCTTACCTGAAAAACAGCCAACCGATTTAATCATTATTTTGTCGCATGTCGGTTATCCCACTGACATTATGATTGCTGAGCAATTCGAAGAAGTCGATTTAATCATCGGGTCACATACCCATCATTTATTAAGTTATGGTGAACAAATCAATCAAACCATGTTAGCTGCAGCAGGGAAATACGGTTATTATGTGGGGCAAATAGAATTAGAATTGGATGATCAATACTTAGATGGCTCCTCTATGATTCCATCTAAACCATGGCAGATTGATTGTGCCGTTCATTCAATTTACCATTTAAGCGATATTACGGCTACACCCATTAAATCCGATAATCTTGTCAAAGAAGGTCGGATAAAGCTTGAAGAATATATTATTGCAAATTTACCGCATGCTTTTTATGCCGATGATTTTTATGGTGAAAATTCATATATCCAAATGGCTTTAAATGCTATATCATATAAGGAAGATACTGATATCGCTATTTTAAATACAGGGTTATTTTTAAGTGATATTCACCAAGGATTAGTGTCAAGAAATCATTTACATGAATCCCTGCCGCATCCGATGCATCTTGTGACATTGACGATGACAGGCGAGCATATGCTGATTATGCTAGAACAGATGAGGGAGAAACAAAGTAGTTTGTTAGAAAAACCAATTAATGGGATGGGTTTTAGGGGTAAAGTATTTGGTAAACTAATTTTCAAAGGGCTTGATTATCGTGAAAACGAAAGCAACTGGTATTATTATAATCAACCCATTCAATTAGATAAAAACTATCAGATAGTTACCGTCGATCATTTATGGTTTGTTCCCTTTTTCCCAGCTATTGATCAATACGGTAGTCCCAAATTACACTTTCCAGATTTTATCCGTCACGTAGTTGGCGAATATTTAGCTGAAAAGTATCCATTGAACAAAACAGAGTAG
- a CDS encoding flavin reductase family protein, translated as MLSINPNDLSERENYKFLIGSIVPRPIALITTQSKEGVVNIAPFSFFNIVTSNPPILAVGFQRKKGQLKDTARNIFDNKQAVIHIVDSFNVEDANQTAANLGIDESELEKTHFHLIPSTLVDVPAIKESQIRFEVSLYDSISIENNQEKTSDLLLLKVLQYHINEAIYENGRINPSQLNPIARMAGHDYSELGRLFTIPRPD; from the coding sequence ATGTTATCTATCAATCCAAATGATTTAAGTGAAAGAGAAAATTATAAGTTTTTAATTGGATCGATTGTTCCGCGTCCAATAGCGCTTATAACGACTCAATCGAAAGAAGGTGTTGTTAATATTGCTCCTTTTAGCTTTTTTAATATTGTGACGTCCAATCCGCCTATATTAGCGGTTGGTTTTCAAAGGAAGAAAGGACAACTAAAAGATACGGCTAGAAACATTTTTGACAACAAACAAGCCGTCATCCATATCGTAGATAGTTTTAATGTGGAAGATGCCAACCAAACAGCCGCTAATTTAGGTATTGATGAGAGTGAATTAGAAAAAACCCATTTTCATTTAATTCCTTCAACACTGGTTGATGTTCCAGCCATCAAAGAATCACAAATTCGTTTTGAGGTAAGTTTATATGACTCTATTTCAATCGAGAATAATCAAGAAAAGACCAGTGACTTGTTACTACTTAAAGTCCTTCAATACCATATAAATGAAGCTATTTATGAAAACGGCCGGATTAATCCGTCGCAACTAAATCCCATCGCGCGTATGGCGGGGCATGATTATAGTGAATTAGGGCGTTTGTTTACCATACCAAGACCAGATTAA
- a CDS encoding phosphatidylglycerophosphatase A family protein: protein MSRKEEYLKQSVMEKHCYKLLEERGVKIEQIADIVYDLQKAYVHDLTHKECVENVRAVLRKREVQNAVITGIEIDIAAEEGHFSDLLSDLLMRDEGLYGIDEILVLSIVNIYGSIGLTNFGYVDKVKPGIIGELNDDKDEHCNTFIDDIVGALAAAAASRIAHSQPQDDDVLKSPSPEASYKRSHN from the coding sequence ATGAGTCGTAAAGAAGAATATTTAAAACAAAGTGTTATGGAAAAACATTGTTATAAACTACTTGAAGAACGTGGTGTGAAAATCGAACAAATCGCTGATATTGTTTATGATCTACAAAAAGCTTATGTTCACGATTTAACCCATAAAGAATGTGTAGAAAATGTGCGTGCTGTCTTACGCAAACGTGAAGTTCAAAATGCCGTCATAACGGGGATTGAAATTGATATAGCTGCCGAGGAAGGCCATTTTTCTGATCTATTAAGTGATTTACTAATGCGTGACGAAGGTCTCTATGGTATCGATGAAATATTGGTCTTATCAATTGTCAATATTTATGGTTCAATTGGTTTAACCAATTTTGGTTATGTTGATAAAGTCAAACCTGGAATTATCGGTGAATTAAACGATGATAAAGATGAACACTGTAATACCTTTATTGATGATATTGTAGGTGCTCTTGCTGCTGCAGCCGCCAGTCGGATTGCTCACTCACAGCCCCAAGATGATGATGTTTTAAAATCACCTTCTCCTGAAGCGAGTTACAAAAGAAGTCATAATTAA
- a CDS encoding ABC transporter substrate-binding protein → MKIRKFGITMLTALSLVPLSLSSQSIAAQETIKIGSNYELSGDAASYGQAMENALQLAVKKANEEGWMFDGSTVEVVSLDNTSDITESASIAQRLVSENVVGIVGPALTGTSQAQIPIITEAQIPVILPAATNDGITLDEAGNVLEYLFRVCFENSVQGEAAAIFAVENLGSQKAVIISDYAADYSIGLADAFKGKFEELGGEVVIEESFQTGDTDYTSVLTSLITADYDAIYIPSYYTEGGLIIKQARELGITAPILSGDGFASPTLVELAGAENANDIYYTSHFSSATEDPYAQEFLADYEEMFGREADGFAALGYDAATLLLDAINRAESTDPQAITDAIAATVDFQGVTGTFTINEKHDPIKPATMIELQNGEIVSAIRVGE, encoded by the coding sequence ATGAAAATTAGAAAATTTGGTATCACTATGTTAACGGCTTTGTCACTAGTACCTTTATCGTTAAGTAGTCAATCGATTGCTGCTCAAGAAACTATTAAAATCGGTAGTAATTATGAGTTATCAGGTGACGCTGCTTCTTATGGTCAAGCAATGGAGAATGCACTCCAATTAGCTGTTAAGAAAGCCAATGAAGAAGGTTGGATGTTTGATGGTTCAACGGTTGAAGTTGTTTCGCTAGATAATACCTCGGATATTACTGAATCAGCATCCATTGCGCAGCGTTTAGTAAGTGAAAATGTGGTCGGTATTGTTGGGCCAGCCTTGACAGGGACATCTCAAGCCCAGATTCCGATTATTACGGAAGCTCAAATACCCGTGATTTTGCCAGCGGCAACTAATGATGGGATTACATTGGATGAGGCAGGGAATGTTTTAGAATATCTCTTTAGAGTATGTTTTGAAAATTCAGTGCAAGGGGAAGCTGCCGCCATTTTTGCGGTGGAAAATCTAGGTAGTCAAAAAGCTGTTATTATTAGTGACTATGCTGCCGATTATTCAATTGGACTAGCAGATGCCTTTAAAGGCAAGTTTGAAGAATTAGGCGGTGAAGTCGTTATTGAAGAATCTTTCCAAACGGGTGATACCGATTATACATCTGTCTTAACATCTTTAATTACAGCAGATTATGATGCGATTTATATTCCTAGCTATTATACGGAGGGTGGCCTTATTATTAAACAAGCGCGTGAACTAGGCATTACAGCGCCAATTTTATCAGGAGATGGATTTGCTAGTCCTACCTTAGTTGAATTGGCAGGGGCTGAGAATGCGAATGATATTTATTATACGTCACATTTTTCTTCTGCAACGGAAGATCCATATGCACAAGAATTCTTAGCTGACTACGAAGAAATGTTTGGACGTGAAGCCGATGGTTTCGCAGCTTTAGGTTATGATGCGGCAACTTTGCTATTAGATGCCATTAATCGTGCTGAATCGACTGATCCACAAGCGATAACCGATGCTATTGCTGCAACCGTTGATTTTCAAGGGGTAACAGGTACTTTTACAATCAATGAAAAGCATGACCCGATTAAGCCTGCGACAATGATTGAATTACAAAACGGTGAAATTGTATCTGCCATACGAGTCGGAGAATAA
- a CDS encoding alpha/beta hydrolase has protein sequence MKHIYQKGFDQVGFTFVLLHGTGSNEVDILPLADSFDQTFNVLSIRGNVNENGALRYFRRLKEGVYDEDDLHLRGEELLTFIIEASQTYAFDIDKVVLLGFSNGSNIAINMLLRDDNPFKYAMLLAPMYPLEPENLKEQPMLKVFLSMGKHDPIVSLDDSKHVIDLFEARKAQVVQSWTNSHEVSAQTIIDGRKWLNEIKNN, from the coding sequence ATGAAACATATATATCAAAAAGGATTCGATCAAGTAGGCTTTACTTTTGTATTATTACATGGGACGGGGAGTAATGAAGTTGACATTTTACCTTTAGCCGATAGCTTTGATCAGACGTTTAATGTCCTAAGTATTCGTGGCAATGTCAATGAAAATGGTGCTTTACGTTACTTTAGACGCTTAAAGGAAGGCGTTTATGATGAAGACGATTTGCATCTGCGTGGGGAAGAACTGTTAACTTTTATTATTGAAGCCTCGCAAACATATGCTTTTGATATTGACAAAGTTGTTTTACTAGGCTTTTCAAACGGCTCAAATATTGCCATTAATATGTTATTGAGAGACGATAACCCCTTTAAATATGCTATGCTATTAGCCCCTATGTACCCATTAGAACCAGAGAATTTAAAAGAACAACCCATGCTAAAAGTTTTTCTCTCCATGGGTAAACATGATCCCATTGTTAGTCTTGATGATTCTAAACATGTCATTGATTTGTTTGAGGCTAGAAAAGCGCAAGTTGTCCAATCGTGGACAAACAGTCACGAAGTTAGTGCACAAACAATCATTGATGGTCGAAAATGGCTAAATGAAATAAAAAATAATTAA
- a CDS encoding YutD family protein: protein MKQKEESMSQQIGDILDELAQQGTDSKDIYQLDNESLQIKDVDYMLVKDYREAFDFEAFKIRYQDYFEKFDFIVGDWGYEQLRLRGFYQLNQKRVPVDQTINFLDDYIKEYCNFGCRYFVLAKTESFLQYEKLIKNYKGTIPLDYQPKTTNQTKAVVTTPNRNPFGSGKREKKPHSSNKRPDKSKDDFLIKTKTKKNQGNPSKNHPTSAKQTNNANQKKANNAFVIKKQKSQTNRG, encoded by the coding sequence ATGAAACAAAAAGAAGAATCAATGTCTCAACAGATTGGGGATATTCTTGATGAGTTAGCACAACAAGGAACAGATTCAAAAGACATTTATCAATTAGACAATGAATCCCTTCAAATTAAAGATGTTGATTATATGTTAGTAAAAGATTATCGTGAAGCCTTTGATTTTGAGGCTTTTAAAATCCGGTATCAAGACTATTTTGAAAAATTTGATTTTATTGTAGGTGATTGGGGGTATGAGCAGTTAAGATTACGTGGCTTTTACCAGCTTAATCAAAAACGGGTGCCTGTTGATCAAACAATCAATTTTTTGGATGACTATATTAAAGAGTATTGCAATTTTGGCTGTCGTTATTTTGTTTTAGCTAAAACAGAATCATTCCTGCAATACGAGAAATTAATTAAAAATTATAAGGGTACTATTCCGCTTGATTATCAACCAAAAACGACTAATCAAACAAAAGCTGTTGTAACAACACCTAATAGGAATCCCTTTGGTTCTGGAAAAAGAGAAAAGAAACCTCATTCATCAAATAAAAGACCTGATAAATCAAAAGACGATTTTTTAATCAAAACCAAAACGAAAAAGAATCAAGGGAATCCATCGAAAAACCATCCGACAAGTGCCAAGCAAACAAACAATGCCAATCAGAAAAAAGCTAATAATGCTTTTGTGATTAAAAAACAAAAAAGTCAAACGAATAGGGGCTAA
- a CDS encoding TIGR01906 family membrane protein: MILFRLKQILAFIITVLSSLSLSISLTIVSSPLIYSLAIPLLNLSEQSGLSSDQLNENFKVIIHYLLNPMIATLEMPYFSASSGGLIHFEEVKMLVQFNLILSVIGTICLLFIIRWIRQQNVLTFVGWFNYAVLLPVVIMFLIVVAFDQVFLIFHQILFNNDLWLFNPATDPVITVLPQELFMAYFFIAILIYEAIILLIKHMSFRRKA; the protein is encoded by the coding sequence ATGATTCTTTTTCGCCTAAAACAAATTTTAGCTTTTATTATAACCGTGCTAAGTAGTCTATCACTCAGTATCTCACTAACCATCGTTAGTTCGCCTTTAATTTATTCATTGGCCATTCCCTTGCTCAATTTAAGTGAGCAATCTGGCCTTAGCAGTGACCAATTAAATGAGAACTTTAAGGTAATCATTCATTACTTATTAAATCCAATGATAGCCACACTAGAAATGCCATACTTTTCTGCCTCATCTGGAGGACTAATTCACTTTGAGGAAGTTAAAATGCTCGTTCAATTCAACCTCATCCTTTCTGTGATTGGCACCATTTGTTTGCTGTTTATAATCCGATGGATTAGACAACAAAATGTACTTACTTTTGTAGGTTGGTTTAATTATGCGGTTTTATTACCTGTTGTTATTATGTTTTTAATTGTCGTCGCATTTGATCAAGTGTTTTTAATTTTTCATCAAATTTTATTCAATAACGATTTATGGCTATTTAACCCTGCAACCGATCCAGTCATTACTGTCTTGCCACAGGAATTGTTTATGGCGTATTTCTTCATTGCTATCTTAATCTATGAAGCAATCATTTTATTGATTAAGCACATGAGTTTCAGACGAAAAGCTTAA
- a CDS encoding polysaccharide deacetylase family protein, giving the protein MLKISMVLLLAFLIGGCQKEEEVQQLTIEPVEILDNQPTTVNEQNDTQGELWGYQPRQPWTQIDYATLNEDGFAYEIYDDPDISSEILTLNEASDSRVLFFTFDDAPQEPDSYALEIAQTLKAHDVNAVFLVNGMYLKSDKGREITRQVHEMGFEIGNHTTTHPFLHELSYDEQYSELLITNELIEEITQDRVRWFRPPFGSYNLDTVHAANELGLQLITWTFGYDWMDEYLESTALTHISLTTDHLKAGANVLMHDRPWTLKALPQIIQGYRQQGYHIVDPYIIKHQKNSTIVHGSN; this is encoded by the coding sequence ATGTTAAAAATCTCGATGGTTTTGTTGCTGGCCTTTCTCATTGGAGGCTGTCAAAAAGAAGAAGAAGTTCAACAATTAACCATAGAACCAGTAGAAATACTGGATAATCAGCCGACAACAGTGAATGAACAAAATGATACCCAGGGTGAATTATGGGGTTATCAACCGAGACAGCCTTGGACGCAAATTGATTATGCGACCTTAAATGAAGATGGTTTTGCCTATGAAATATATGATGATCCTGATATTTCATCTGAGATACTCACCTTAAATGAAGCATCCGACAGTAGAGTATTGTTTTTTACTTTTGATGATGCCCCTCAAGAACCAGATTCTTATGCCTTAGAAATAGCCCAAACGTTAAAGGCACATGATGTGAATGCAGTCTTTTTAGTCAATGGGATGTATTTAAAATCAGATAAAGGGAGAGAAATAACCAGACAAGTTCATGAAATGGGATTTGAAATTGGTAATCATACGACGACGCATCCTTTTCTACATGAATTAAGTTACGATGAGCAGTATTCAGAATTACTGATTACCAATGAACTGATTGAAGAAATTACGCAAGACCGCGTTCGTTGGTTTAGACCCCCTTTTGGTTCGTATAATTTGGATACCGTACATGCTGCCAATGAATTAGGCTTGCAATTGATTACATGGACCTTTGGTTATGATTGGATGGATGAATACCTCGAAAGTACTGCCCTGACGCATATTTCTTTAACAACTGACCATTTAAAAGCAGGGGCTAATGTATTGATGCATGATCGACCATGGACATTAAAGGCACTTCCTCAAATCATTCAAGGTTATCGTCAACAAGGCTATCATATCGTCGATCCTTACATTATTAAACATCAAAAAAATAGCACCATCGTTCATGGGTCTAATTGA
- a CDS encoding DegV family protein, with protein sequence MKWKIVTDSGSDIRHIDNLNEDVSFEVVPLMINIANEIYIDDENIDLEALLTASETEKKASSSACPAPNAYASTFEGAENVICFTLSSNLSGSYNSASLGREILLESHPEANVFIFDTFTAGSEMNLLVRKAVELANQGLEFNALVEQVKAYHEKTNVNFVLESVDNLVKNGRVSKIVGQMIGLLDIRLIGKRSDDGLIELAHKSRGLKRALNTLLQAMKDNNYQGGKVEISYNTSIDVAHTLVDKIKSEFPSANINLIKMSGLCTYYAQRNGMIVGFEHA encoded by the coding sequence ATGAAATGGAAAATAGTTACTGATTCAGGATCTGATATCAGACACATTGATAATTTAAATGAGGATGTCTCCTTTGAAGTTGTTCCATTGATGATCAACATTGCAAATGAAATTTACATAGATGATGAAAATATTGATTTAGAGGCTTTGCTAACTGCCTCTGAAACAGAAAAAAAAGCTTCATCAAGTGCTTGTCCGGCTCCAAATGCTTATGCTTCGACTTTTGAAGGGGCTGAAAATGTTATCTGTTTTACACTTTCGAGTAATTTATCAGGCAGTTACAATAGTGCTTCATTAGGCCGTGAAATCCTACTTGAGAGCCATCCAGAAGCAAATGTTTTTATTTTCGATACATTTACAGCAGGCTCCGAAATGAACTTACTGGTTCGAAAAGCGGTTGAGTTAGCTAATCAAGGACTTGAATTTAATGCTTTAGTTGAACAAGTCAAAGCTTATCATGAAAAAACGAATGTTAACTTCGTTTTAGAATCCGTTGATAATCTGGTAAAAAATGGTCGTGTCAGTAAAATTGTGGGTCAAATGATTGGTTTACTAGATATTCGTCTGATTGGAAAAAGAAGCGATGATGGTTTGATAGAATTAGCCCATAAGTCTAGAGGACTAAAACGTGCTCTGAATACCTTATTACAAGCCATGAAAGATAATAATTATCAAGGCGGTAAAGTAGAGATTTCATATAATACATCTATCGATGTTGCGCATACTTTAGTTGATAAAATAAAGTCCGAATTCCCATCGGCTAATATTAATCTCATTAAAATGAGTGGATTGTGTACCTATTACGCGCAACGTAATGGCATGATTGTTGGTTTTGAACATGCCTAA
- a CDS encoding alpha/beta hydrolase has protein sequence MPKNKLLKTTAKIAKTLTISGLAYHFWYQKNANLIRTNPGEIELPNEEPIPLDWVDSQHYGEAMEQKVKPYIEKYRKQQVLPLNAYPIAIDTYQLPNPDQTLLIVHGFNEYKEKFHELIYYFLQANIQVVVYDQRGHGFSKIDENQTQINIKDFNEYVVDLNHIIHQIVLPMSQNNPLILFGHSMGGAVVTSYLIKEEPTIVDAVVLNAPMIEIETGKYPQSLSHLVSHLMSQTPFGNLYIPTTEAYDPQIHTLFNADNDLTHYPVRNEYTHYLNNSLHKIPTRGGSYHWLATSLSHLWEIRKPENIKKIKQAVLLFRAEDDVIVGAEGIFTLNQYLPKVTPIFVPNSKHEIFQENDQIVQAYISQIIKFIRETTQKPNV, from the coding sequence ATGCCAAAAAATAAGCTTTTAAAAACAACGGCTAAAATTGCAAAGACTTTGACAATCAGCGGCCTTGCTTATCATTTTTGGTATCAAAAAAACGCTAATCTTATTCGAACGAACCCTGGTGAAATCGAATTGCCGAATGAAGAACCCATTCCTTTGGATTGGGTAGACAGTCAACATTATGGCGAGGCTATGGAACAAAAGGTGAAACCATACATTGAAAAGTATCGTAAACAACAGGTGCTTCCGCTTAACGCATACCCGATTGCGATTGATACTTACCAATTACCTAATCCCGACCAAACATTGCTTATTGTCCACGGATTTAATGAATACAAAGAAAAATTCCATGAATTAATCTATTATTTCCTCCAAGCCAATATTCAAGTCGTTGTTTATGATCAAAGAGGGCATGGCTTTTCAAAAATCGATGAAAACCAAACCCAAATAAATATCAAGGATTTTAACGAGTATGTTGTTGATTTAAACCATATAATCCATCAAATCGTTTTACCCATGTCCCAAAACAATCCGCTTATTTTATTTGGACACTCTATGGGCGGCGCTGTCGTAACGTCATACTTAATTAAAGAAGAACCAACTATCGTGGATGCTGTTGTGCTTAATGCACCCATGATTGAAATTGAAACAGGTAAGTACCCTCAGTCCTTGTCCCATTTAGTGAGTCATCTAATGAGTCAAACACCCTTTGGGAACTTATATATTCCAACAACTGAAGCTTATGATCCCCAAATTCATACGCTTTTTAATGCAGATAATGATTTGACCCATTATCCGGTTCGAAATGAATATACCCATTATTTAAATAATTCGCTTCATAAAATTCCAACCCGAGGAGGAAGTTACCATTGGTTGGCCACTTCACTAAGTCATTTGTGGGAAATACGTAAGCCAGAAAATATTAAAAAAATAAAACAAGCGGTTTTACTGTTTAGAGCAGAAGACGATGTCATTGTCGGAGCAGAAGGGATATTTACCTTGAATCAATACCTTCCAAAGGTGACACCTATTTTCGTACCTAACAGCAAGCATGAAATTTTTCAAGAAAACGATCAAATTGTGCAAGCTTATATTAGCCAAATCATCAAATTTATCCGCGAAACAACACAAAAACCGAACGTTTGA
- a CDS encoding TIGR01457 family HAD-type hydrolase, translating to MKSYQGYLIDLDGTIYAGKTRIPTAEKFVQELVKLDFPFLILTNNATSSPQQVAERLNLHYDIPVKANHVYTSVLALIDYLKLYHLNQSIHVVGEESFKQMIVDAGFMLDQTRLAEVVVQGLDRFSTYQTLNEAALAIRRGATFLTTNEDHSIPTEDGFAPGSGAITAFLSFTTQVNPTIVGKPHHHIFDGAIQTLGFERDAILMIGDNYSTDILGGIQAGVDTLHVQTGVTSKEALRQYSIQPTYTIKDLSYWSLPK from the coding sequence ATGAAAAGTTATCAGGGCTATCTCATTGATTTAGATGGGACAATCTATGCAGGGAAAACACGTATACCAACAGCAGAGAAATTTGTTCAAGAATTAGTGAAGTTGGATTTTCCCTTTTTGATTTTGACTAACAACGCAACTAGTAGTCCCCAACAAGTAGCTGAACGCTTGAATTTACATTATGATATTCCGGTAAAAGCTAATCACGTGTATACTTCTGTATTAGCTTTAATCGATTATTTAAAGTTATATCATTTAAACCAATCGATTCATGTGGTAGGCGAAGAATCATTTAAACAAATGATTGTCGATGCTGGTTTTATGCTTGATCAAACACGTCTGGCAGAGGTTGTTGTACAAGGATTAGATCGCTTTTCAACTTATCAAACGTTAAATGAAGCAGCCCTAGCGATTCGACGAGGTGCCACTTTTTTAACCACTAATGAAGATCATTCGATTCCAACCGAAGACGGTTTTGCTCCCGGATCTGGCGCTATAACTGCCTTTTTATCTTTTACAACCCAAGTGAACCCAACGATTGTAGGTAAACCACATCATCATATTTTTGATGGAGCGATTCAAACCTTGGGTTTTGAGCGAGATGCAATCTTAATGATTGGTGATAATTATTCGACCGATATTCTAGGTGGCATTCAAGCGGGTGTGGATACACTGCATGTGCAAACAGGTGTAACTTCAAAAGAGGCTTTGCGGCAATATTCGATTCAACCAACCTATACCATTAAAGACTTATCTTATTGGAGTTTACCCAAATGA
- a CDS encoding NAD(P)/FAD-dependent oxidoreductase, with protein MTNNQKIFDITIIGGGPVGLFAAFYAGLRQASVKIIDSLELLGGQPAHLYPEKLIYDIPAYPQITGQELTDNLIEQLERFDVTYCLGEEALQLENQSHSDEEANFVIQTDKGFHQTKTIIIAAGNGAFSPRKLSLANAEKYESKNLHYYVNQINQFSNRTVAICGGGDSAVDWALTLETVASKVYLIHRRPQFRALEHNVNLLKQSSVEILTPYSPHELIGDEDKIEQVVLKQNKTKEFLTLDIDEFIVNYGFTSSLGTLSQWGLESNRNQFVVNNFFETSTPGIYAIGDIADYPGKVNIIATGFGEAPSVINSALAFIDPSNIAPHIHSSSLF; from the coding sequence GTGACAAACAACCAAAAAATATTTGATATTACTATTATAGGTGGAGGCCCTGTTGGCCTTTTTGCTGCATTCTATGCAGGTCTTCGTCAAGCCTCTGTAAAAATTATCGATAGTTTAGAATTGCTCGGTGGCCAACCAGCTCATTTATATCCAGAAAAATTGATTTATGATATCCCAGCCTATCCTCAAATTACGGGTCAAGAATTAACAGATAATCTGATTGAACAACTAGAACGATTTGATGTTACCTACTGTTTAGGAGAGGAAGCTTTACAATTAGAAAATCAATCACATTCAGATGAAGAAGCTAACTTCGTCATCCAAACTGATAAAGGATTCCACCAAACTAAAACAATCATCATAGCAGCCGGTAATGGGGCATTTAGTCCAAGAAAATTAAGTTTAGCTAACGCAGAAAAGTATGAATCAAAGAATCTTCATTACTATGTGAATCAAATTAATCAATTTTCTAATCGGACGGTTGCTATTTGCGGAGGTGGTGATTCAGCTGTTGATTGGGCATTAACACTTGAAACTGTTGCATCGAAAGTATACTTAATTCATCGCAGACCACAATTTAGAGCTTTAGAACATAATGTGAACTTACTTAAGCAATCGTCCGTTGAAATCCTCACCCCCTATTCACCTCATGAATTAATCGGTGATGAAGATAAAATTGAACAAGTCGTCTTGAAACAAAATAAAACCAAAGAATTTTTAACCCTTGATATCGATGAATTTATTGTCAATTATGGATTTACGTCATCGCTGGGTACACTTAGTCAATGGGGACTTGAATCGAATCGTAATCAATTTGTAGTCAATAACTTTTTTGAAACAAGTACGCCGGGTATTTATGCCATTGGAGATATTGCTGATTATCCAGGAAAAGTGAATATAATTGCAACGGGATTTGGTGAAGCCCCTAGTGTTATTAATAGCGCCTTAGCCTTTATTGATCCAAGTAATATCGCCCCCCATATTCATAGTAGTAGTCTATTTTAG